The following coding sequences lie in one Sorghum bicolor cultivar BTx623 chromosome 6, Sorghum_bicolor_NCBIv3, whole genome shotgun sequence genomic window:
- the LOC8085890 gene encoding DNA mismatch repair protein MSH3 has product MGKPKQQVLSRFFSPKPGPAPAAADPPPPPPPPPNPKPSAAHPPISTVASFSPAKRARALSLSPKPPAAKRPNPTPPPSRDAVRRRLLEPLDPPPPRSLKPTAPGGGGKGYTPLEQQVVDLKARHPDVLLMVEVGYRFRFFGEDAAVAAAVLGIVAHPDRSFLTASIPTFRLGFHVRRLVAAGHKVGVVRQTETAAIKAAAGGAGGAPFARGLSAVYTRATIEAAAGELEGGGAATPEEGSSYLVCVVDKEVEAAGREGLQVKVGMVAIEVSTGEVIHGEFLDSDSRSGLEAVLLGLAPVEVILGTPLSFATDKIMKAYLGPTSNVRVERVSCECFGEGGALAELITLFEKSLDNASRAEDDRKLIQTNDDNNNLHGIEGIMAMPELVVQALALSVRYLKGFGMERIICFGSSFRPFSAGTEFSLSANALQQLEVFRNNSDGATEGSLFQTMNNTCTSFGSRLFRNWLTHPLCDRHLICARHDAVSEIFESMGSQHSVNNLQDGGDRSCTASARSDLCTVLSSVLALLGRSLDIQRGITRVFHCKATAKEFVGVIQSILTVGKQLQKLVLEDIGTVSSQHKPVHSSLLRRLISTASSPTVLNSAVKLLSCLNKDAADQGDMLNLFIASVDQFPEVTEGHVNVKMADHKLDLLIVEYRKQLGMRNLEFKTVAGTTHLIELPVDRRVPSNWIKINSTKKAIRYHTPEILKNLDNLLLAKEELAVICRSMWHKFLTDFGEYYAQFQAVVESLAALDCLYSFAVLAKQNNYIRPIFVHDNEPSQIHIKDGRHPVLESLLGNNFVPNDTELHTDGEYCQIVTGPNMGGKSCYIRQVALITMMAQVGSFVPASSAMLHVVDGIYTRMGASDSIQQGTSTFHEEMNEASNILRNCSARSLVIIDELGRGTSTHDGVAIAYATLHYLLKEKKCIVIFVTHYPKILDIQREFEGSVGAYHVSYLATMKLLEVTDKPVETSPEANNLGEIIFLYKLVAGASDRSFGLNVALLAQLPSRCIKRASVMAAKLQEELSAREENKLRRTTDAPTVDGPSESSAEVGLLCSQPYQQLAETCRKILLNITLAQSNNDVVDTLPSLKNAQEIARKMI; this is encoded by the exons ATGGGTAAGCCCAAGCAGCAAGTGCTTTCCCGCTTCTTCTCCCCGAAGCCCGGGcccgcgcccgccgccgccgacccgccgccgccacctccccctccccctaacCCGAAACCCTCCGCGGCGCATCCGCCCATCTCCACCGTCGCCTCCTTCTCCCCAGCCAAGCGCGCGcgcgccctctccctctccccaaAACCCCCCGCCGCCAAACGGCCCAATCCCACCCCTCCTCCTTCCCGTGACGCCGTCCGCCGCAGGCTCCTGGAGCCGCTCgacccgccgccgcctcgctcCCTGAAACCTACTGCCCCCGGCGGCGGTGGCAAGGGCTACACCCCGCTGGAGCAGCAGGTGGTCGACCTCAAGGCCCGCCACCCCGACGTGCTCCTCATGGTCGAGGTGGGCTACCGCTTCCGCTTCTTCGGCGAGGACGctgccgtcgccgccgcggtGCTCGGCATCGTCGCGCACCCGGACCGCAGCTTCCTCACCGCCAGCATCCCCACCTTCCGCCTCGGCTTCCACGTCCGCCGCCTCGTCGCCGCGGGCCACAAGGTCGGGGTCGTGCGCCAGACTGAGACCGCCGCCATCAAGGCCGCGGCCGGGGGCGCGGGAGGCGCCCCGTTTGCGCGGGGATTGTCCGCGGTGTACACGCGCGCCACGATAGAGGCCGCGGCAGGCGAGCTGGAGGGTGGCGGCGCCGCCACGCCCGAGGAGGGGAGCAGCTACCTCGTCTGCGTCGTGGATAAGGAGGTGGAGGCGGCGGGGAGGGAGGGGCTTCAAGTGAAGGTTGGGATGGTCGCGATCGAGGTGTCCACGGGTGAGGTCATCCACGGGGAGTTCCTGGACAGCGACTCCAGGAGCGGACTCGAAGCTGTGCTGCTTGGATTGGCGCCTGTGGAGGTCATCCTCGGGACACCACTCTCTTTTGCCACAGATAAG ATTATGAAGGCATATTTGGGACCCACCTCTAATGTGCGGGTTGAGCGTGTATCATGTGAATGTTTTGGCGAGGGTGGTGCTTTAGCTGAACTGATAACTTTATTTGAAAAGTCTTTGGACAATGCTTCTAGGGCTGAAGATGATAGAAAGCTGATACAAACAAATGATGACAACAACAATCTTCATGGGATTGAG GGTATCATGGCGATGCCAGAGCTAGTTGTTCAAGCATTAGCATTATCAGTTCGGTATCTCAAAGGTTTCGGCATGGAAAGGATAATATGCTTTGGTTCTTCATTCCGGCCATTTTCTGCTGGTACAGAATTTTCCTTATCAGCAAACGCTCTTCAACAACTTGAG GTGTTCAGAAACAACTCAGATGGTGCAACAGAAGGGTCTCTGTTCCAAACTATGAACAATACATGCACATCTTTTGGGTCTAGACTGTTTAGAAACTGG TTAACGCATCCCTTATGCGATAGACATCTGATTTGTGCTCGTCATGATGCGGTATCTGAGATTTTTGAATCAATGGGATCACAGCATTCAGTTAACAATCTTCAGGATGGAGGGGATAGATCCTGCACAGCTTCAGCACGTAGTGATTTGTGTACTGTCCTTTCGTCAGTTTTGGCATTGCTTGGAAGATCActtgacattcaaagaggaatAACAAGGGTTTTTCATTGCAAAGCCACAGCTAAAGAG TTTGTTGGTGTTATCCAGTCTATCCTCACAGTTGGGAAGCAGCTGCAGAAGCTTGTTCTTGAAGATATTGGCACTGTCTCTTCTCAGCATAAACCTGTGCACTCCTCTTTACTGAGAAGGCTAATAAGTACAGCTTCGTCACCCACTGTACTTAATAGTGCTGTGAAACTTCTGTCTTGTCTTAACAAAGATGCAGCTGATCAAGGAGATATGCTGAACCTATTCATTGCATCTGTGGATCAGTTCCCAGAG GTTACAGAAGGTCATGTAAATGTAAAAATGGCTGATCATAAACTTGATTTATTGATCGTGGAGTACCGAAAGCAACTTGGTATGCGCAACTTGGAGTTTAAAACCGTAGCTGGAACCACCCATTTGATCGAA CTACCAGTAGATAGAAGGGTACCATCAAATTGgataaagataaatagcacaaaaAAGGCCATCAGATACCATACCCCTGAAATACTGAAGAACCTAGACAATCTATTACTGGCTAAGGAGGAGCTAGCTGTTATATGCAGGTCTATGTGGCATAAATTCCTCACAGATTTTGGCGAGTACTATGCACAGTTTCAAGCAGTTGTTGAATCTCTTGCAGCTCTGGACTGCCTCTACTCATTTGCAGTTCTTGCAAAGCAGAAT AATTATATACGGCCTATTTTTGTCCATGATAATGAACCAAGTCAGATTCACATCAAAGATGGACGCCATCCG GTTCTGGAGTCTTTGCTGGGAAACAATTTTGTTCCAAATGACACAGAGCTTCACACAGATGGTGAGTACTGCCAGATTGTCACAGGACCAAACATGGGAGGAAAGAGTTGCTACATTCGCCAAGTTGCACTAATTACCATGATGGCCCAG GTTGGTTCCTTTGTACCAGCTTCATCAGCTATGTTGCATGTTGTTGATGGAATTTATACCCGAATGGGTGCATCTGACAGTATTCAACAAGGAACAAGTACCTTCCATGAAGAGATGAATGAAGCTTCAAACATATTGCGTAACTGCTCAGCTCGATCCCTAGTTATCATTGATGAGCTTGGTCGAGGCACAAGCACACACGATGGCGTTGCTATTGCTTACGCTACTTTACACTATCTTCTCAAAGAGAAAAAATGCATTGTCATTTTTGTCACTCATTATCCAAAGATCCTTGATATTCAGAGAGAATTTGAAGGTTCTGTTGGGGCATATCATGTTTCGTATCTAGCCACAATGAAGCTTTTGGAAGTTACTGATAAACCGGTGGAAACTAGCCCAGAGGCAAATAATCTTGGAGAAATTATTTTCTTGTACAAACTTGTTGCTGGAGCTTCAGATAGAAGCTTTGGTCTTAATGTTGCCCTGCTTGCACAG CTTCCGTCTAGATGTATAAAGAGGGCATCAGTCATGGCAGCCaaactacaagaagagttaagtGCGCGTGAGGAAAATAAGCTTCGGAGGACAACGGATGCACCAACCGTGGACGGACCATCTGAAAGTTCTGCAGAAGTTGGTTTGCTTTGTTCACAGCCTTACCAACAATTGGCAGAAACATGTCGCAAGATACTACTGAACATCACGTTGGCTCAAAGCAATAATGATGTAGTGGACACACTTCCATCTTTGAAGAATGCACAGGAAATTGCACGGAAGATGATATAA